The Candidatus Woesearchaeota archaeon genomic sequence GCAAAATCGTTGTAGAATCTACAACGAATTCACTGTTGAACAATCTCATCAAGAGGGCTTCGTGTTGTGAGCAGTTTCGCCTTTGCGTAATGCGCGTAGCCCAGGGTTGTTCGTGGATGGGCATGTCCTAAGAGTTGCTGTACGCGTGTGATGTCTTCTCCGCGCTCAAGCAGGTGCGTGGTAAAAGAGTGGCGCAGCATATGTGGGTGCACTTTCGTTTTGAGCGCCTTTTTTCCTGCTTTTTCTATGATCTGCTGGACTGATCTTACGCACAGATGCGTGCCACCTCGACCCTTGAAGAGATAAGTGGAGTTCGTAGTGCAAAGGGTCTCCAACTCAGCCTTAAGGCATAAGGGAATGATGAATGGCCGATCTTTTTTCCCTTTTCCCTCAATCACCCAGCCAATCACCTGCTCAAAGTCAAGATGTTCTTTTTTGAGTTTCACCACTTCTGAGACCCTAAGGCCAGCGCCGTACATCAAAGAGACAAGAAGCCGATGTTTAGCATTGGAGATTGAATCGATCAGACGCATTACCTCGTCTCTCGTGAGACAATCGACCTTCTTCTTAGGCACTTTGCTGAACTTGATTTTCAGATACATCCCTTTGTGCAGGATCTCTATCATGAAGAAGCGCAGAGCGTTGTGAGCAACGTTCATTGTGCTTCCAGAAACACCTCTGTCCTGCAAGTAGTAGAGGTAGTCTCGCACCTGTTTCTTTGAGAGCTTCTTGATCGGAACATCTTTATTCTTGAGTAAGAACTTCTTGACATAGAACAAATACGTCTTGACGGTTTTATTGCTCATACGTCTTCGGAGCATCTCACGTTTCATGGAATAAAGAGGATCATTCATGAGGCGAAGAAAGCATATTTTTCTTTAAGTGACCTTACAAGAAGAACTTGAAAACCTTCCAATACCCACCACACGATAAGAACACTTTTTTGGATGCGTTCCACCCAAAAACAAAGATACAACCCCTGTAAACCCCTTATTATCCCCTCCGCGCATATAAGGGGTTAAGTTCAATCGCTCGGATCAATAACAGGCATCCAAAGAATGTCCTCGCGACTTTTTCCTCACGGAAAATCCCTAACGGGAAAACTTAACACGAGTTATGTCCAATTCTGCCTTATTTCTCCACTCCACCAACAAAGGTTAATTTCACTGC encodes the following:
- a CDS encoding integrase, yielding MNDPLYSMKREMLRRRMSNKTVKTYLFYVKKFLLKNKDVPIKKLSKKQVRDYLYYLQDRGVSGSTMNVAHNALRFFMIEILHKGMYLKIKFSKVPKKKVDCLTRDEVMRLIDSISNAKHRLLVSLMYGAGLRVSEVVKLKKEHLDFEQVIGWVIEGKGKKDRPFIIPLCLKAELETLCTTNSTYLFKGRGGTHLCVRSVQQIIEKAGKKALKTKVHPHMLRHSFTTHLLERGEDITRVQQLLGHAHPRTTLGYAHYAKAKLLTTRSPLDEIVQQ